A window from Camelus dromedarius isolate mCamDro1 chromosome 9, mCamDro1.pat, whole genome shotgun sequence encodes these proteins:
- the LOC105096731 gene encoding tetratricopeptide repeat protein 1-like, with the protein MEEKSGNCRVPEDLFNGLKVTDPQEVEGASPPVSNAKDHHSQSKLLQDVETHPQEDQVKEESFYDPSASFEKEEPRVDEVENKPENDGNSFELDEEYPIELERSMPDEEKKKRREESTRLKEEGNEQFKKGGYTEAESSYRRALQMCLSCFQKDRSILFSNRAAARMKQDTTEMAISDCSRAIQLSPSYIRTVLRRAELYEETDTLYEALEDCKSILEKDPSVHQGREACTRLPKQIEERNERLKEEMLGKLKDLGNLLLQPFRLHRKFPDQTGFLYWLLLHQFCSKSR; encoded by the coding sequence ATGGAGGAGAAGTCAGGAAACTGTAGGGTTCCAGAGGATCTGTTTAATGGTTTGAAAGTTACAGATCCCCAGGAAGTGGAGGGTGCTAGTCCGCCAGTTTCTAATGCCAAAGATCACCATTCCCAGAGCAAACTGCTCCAGGATGTTGAGACCCATCCCCAGGAGGACCAGGTAAAAGAGGAGAGCTTTTATGACCCCAGTGCCTCATTTGAGAAGGAGGAACCAAGAGTGGACGAGGTTGAAAACAAACCTGAAAATGATGGGAAttcctttgaactagatgaagaATATCCAATAGAACTGGAAAGAAGCATGCCcgatgaagagaaaaagaaaaggagagaagagagcacTCGACTAAAGGAGGAGGGAAACGAGCAGTTTAAGAAAGGAGGTTATACGGAAGCCGAAAGTTCTTACAGGCGAGCCCTTCAGATGTGTCTGTCCTGCTTCCAGAAAGACAGGTCTATTCTGTTTTCAAACAGAGCTGCTGCAAGGATGAAACAGGACACGACAGAGATGGCCATCAGTGACTGCAGCAGAGCAATTCAGTTAAGCCCCAGCTATATCAGGACAGTACTGAGGAGAGCAGAGTTGTATGAGGAAACCGACACGCTATATGAAGCCCTGGAAGACTGTAAATCCATATTAGAAAAAGATCCATCAGTACATCAAGGAAGGGAAGCTTGCACAAGATTACCTAAGCAAATTGAAGAACGTAATGAAAGACTAAAGGAAGAGATGTTGGGTAAACTAAAAGACCTTGGGAACTTGCTTCTCCAGCCTTTCAGACTCCACAGAAAATTTCCAGATCAGACAGGATTCCTCTACTGGCTCCTACTCCATCAATTTTGTTCAAAATCCAGATAA